The DNA sequence CTCCGACCGCCAAGATCTACCCGCCTTGCTGGCCAAGGCCCAAGCTGAGGCTCTCCGCTTCCTCGACGGTCTCGATACCCATCCGGTCGCCCACGACGTGCCGTTGATCGATCCGCTGGGACTTCCCGAGGTTGGGGTCGGGGCTGATGCTGCGCTCGACATCCTCCGCGAGCGGTACGGGCCGTGGTGGAGTGGGAGTCCCGGGCCTCGGTACTTTGGGTTCGTCACCGGCGGCGCTACCCCGGCCGCTCTGGTCGGCGATTGGCTGGCCTCAGCCTACGACCAGAACCTCTCCGACGCAGGGGAGTCCGGCGCGCGCCAGCTCGCCCTCGATGCACTGGGAATGGTTCGGAGCCTTCTGGGGCTTCCCGACACGTTTCAAGGTGCGTTCGTCACCGGCGCCACCGCCTCGTCCACCGTGGCGCTCGCGGCGGCCCGGCAGTGGGTCGGCCGCGAGCGCGGCACCGACGTGACCACCGACGGGGTTCACGCCCTCGGCCCCGTCGTGGTCCTCAGTGGGACCGCCCACTCGAGCATTTCCAAAGCGCTCTCCATCGTGGGCCTCGGGCGATCGGCGCTGCAGGCCGTCCCAGTGCTTCCGGAGCGCGAGGCGGTCGACGTCTCCGCCCTCGGAGACGCTCTCGCCGAGGTCGAGGCGAATGGGTCAGGCCCGGCCATCGTCGTCGCCAACTCAGGGACGGTCAACACCTGCGACTTCGACGATCTCCAAGCCATCGCGTCGCTTCGTGACCAGTATCGGTTCTGGCTCCACGTGGACGGTGCGTTTGGGGCTGTAGCCGCGGCCTCGCCGAGGTACCGCGCGCTTCTCGATGGGCTCGAGGGCGCAGACTCCATCACGGTGGATGCCCACAAGTGGCTCAACGTCCCCTACGACTGCGGCGTCGTGCTCACACAGCACCTCGAGCTCCAAGGTGCGGCGTTCCAGAGCGCCGGGGCATACCTCCCGCCGGAGGTTGCGCCCGACACGTTCTTGCACCTCACGCCGGAAAACAGCCAGCGTCTGCGGGCGCTATCGGTCTGGATGACCCTCGCGGCTTACGGATCCGACGGATATTCCCGCATGGTCGAACGGTGCTGTGACCTCGCGGCACAGTTGGGCAAGCGGATCGAGTCGTCCGACGCGTTCCGACTCCTGGCTCCGGTCCGTCTCAACGGCGTCT is a window from the Acidobacteriota bacterium genome containing:
- a CDS encoding pyridoxal-dependent decarboxylase encodes the protein MIKKISILTVFERQSQRQIVADVVQTLLGSFSMINSDRQDLPALLAKAQAEALRFLDGLDTHPVAHDVPLIDPLGLPEVGVGADAALDILRERYGPWWSGSPGPRYFGFVTGGATPAALVGDWLASAYDQNLSDAGESGARQLALDALGMVRSLLGLPDTFQGAFVTGATASSTVALAAARQWVGRERGTDVTTDGVHALGPVVVLSGTAHSSISKALSIVGLGRSALQAVPVLPEREAVDVSALGDALAEVEANGSGPAIVVANSGTVNTCDFDDLQAIASLRDQYRFWLHVDGAFGAVAAASPRYRALLDGLEGADSITVDAHKWLNVPYDCGVVLTQHLELQGAAFQSAGAYLPPEVAPDTFLHLTPENSQRLRALSVWMTLAAYGSDGYSRMVERCCDLAAQLGKRIESSDAFRLLAPVRLNGVCFTLSGEPSTAAVGAFLTRLRESGAAFLTGTTYRGVPAARVSITNWRTEEADLEATWTAMLQAAQDSGDG